A single window of Ictalurus furcatus strain D&B chromosome 3, Billie_1.0, whole genome shotgun sequence DNA harbors:
- the gbf1 gene encoding Golgi-specific brefeldin A-resistance guanine nucleotide exchange factor 1 isoform X1 produces MVDKNIYIIQGEIATVVGAIKRNSRWSTHTPLDEEQDPLLSSFSHLKETLNTIKDLSEVEPNVFLRPFLEVVRSEDTTGPITGLALTSVNKFLSYGLIDANHEGAAEGIENMADAVTHARFVGTDPASDEVVLMKILQVLRTLLLTPVGAHLTNESVCEIMQSCFRICFEMRLSELLRKSAEHTLVDMVQLLFSRLPQFKEEAKSFVGTNMKKAYNILWKNKRVQLKMRAGGMTESSKWKKQKRSPRPSRHMVRSPSGQIDQAQLSTLSNNLSGGVPFIDQQGDGMAVLPVSDSAASSISSPTTDSGLSNCSKTTSKEDLTDLESCSTATTPSIAASTDASMLDTQSEGRQVERTQSASVESIPEVLEDRDLLVDQSDSASVHDMDYVNPRGVRFTQSTQREGAALIPYGLPCLRELFRFLISLTNPHDRHNSDVMKHMGLQLLNVALEATHIAPYQSLLVLVKDELCRHLIQLLSEDRMNLYAASLRVCFLLFESMRGHLKFQLEIYLKKLMDIITSENPKMPYEMKEMALEAIVQLWRIPSFVTELYINYDCDFYCSNLFEDLTKLLSKNAFPVSGQLYTTHLLSLEALLTVIDSTEAHCQVKVMDRAAEQEHSETLSADGDTTVDSTTDSLTETGKALFGSNGQTAVESGVSSTCLPTSGHLMAEKMRLGRQDQEETDSAEKKSPKKPQRFTSCLPDSQELMSIKTKKKLLITGTEQFNQKPKKGIQFLQEKGLLSSPMDTNEVAQWLRENPRLDKKMIGEFISERSNTELLDSFVNTFAFQGLRIDEALRLYLEAFRLPGEAPVIHRLLETFTDNWHKVNGNPFLSNDAGFALAYAVIMLNTDQHNHNVRKQNIPMTVEQFKKNLKGVNGGTDFDQDMLEDIYNAIKNEEIVMPDEQKGLVKENYVWSVLLHRGATSEGIFLYVPAGSYDHDLFTMTWGPTIAALSYVFDKSLEDTIIQKAIAGFRKCAMISAHYGFSDVFDNLIISLCKFTTLNSESVENLPTVFGSNAKAQIAAKTTFNLAHRHGDILREGWKNIMEAMLQLFRAELLPKSMVEVEDFVEPNGKISLQREETPANRGESAVLSFVNWLTLSGGAEQSGQRGPSTENQEAKQSALLCIKHCDPEKLITESKFLQLESLQELMKALISVTPDEETYDEEDAAFCLEMLLRIVLENRDRVSCVWQTVRARLYHLCVHANESCFLVERAVVGLLRLAIRLLRREDISSQVLLSLRLLLMMKPHVLSRVSREVAYGLHELLKTNAANIHCTDDWYTLFTLLECIGAGVKPPAALQVTSSSPDSDTGAQSDSEVSSYHQSEVTLDRGYTSDSEVYTEHNKPRLSRSATEVEVGWLVVGKDDLDSSKAPLAPLINQYSLTLGQDMGLHDTKSLIKSVESLSFIVRDAAHVTPENFELCVKAIRVFVEASLNGGYRTHEKKKSHKYDSKASRLRKKPREKEGVSRRAKPASQRPSRSHSDDEEDEGVPASYHTVSLQVSQDLLDLMHTLHTRAASIYSSWAEEQHHLEASGKKIEADSQTLWSSCWCPLLQGMAWLCCDARRQVRMQALTYLQRALLVHDLQTLDAVEWESCFNKVLFPLLTKLLDSISPADVGGMEETRMRACTLLSKVFLQHLSPLLSLPTFAALWLTILDFMDKYMHAGSSDLLLEAIPESLKNMLLVMDTAGIFHSADSRTGYSDLWEITWERIDCFLPHLREELFKQAVMPEPVPNVPVEPAPTSVPNSPSSPPVPSPAPVPTAPTEPKTPSRPASPQEIQTPSANGNDRSSPVPPSTTPMPTPVKSSCDSPPTLTQSPLILQPLASPLQVGVPPMTLPIILNPALIEATSPVPLLPAPRPTEPADTSEVK; encoded by the exons AGCTGCTGAGGAAATCAGCCGAACACACGCTGGTGGACATGGTGCAGCTGCTCTTCTCCAG ATTACCACAGTTTAAAGAGGAGGCTAAAAGTTTTGTGGGCACCAACATGAAGAAG GCTTACAATATCTTATGGAAAAACAAACGAGTCCAG CTGAAGATGCGTGCTGGTGGAATGACCGAATCATCCAAGTGGAAGAAACAAAAGCGTTCTCCTCGTCCCTCTCGTCACATGGTGCGCAGCCCCTCAGGACAGATAGACCAGGCCCAGCTCAGCACTCTCAGCAACAACCTCTCTG GTGGAGTGCCATTTATTGATCAACAAGGTGATGGTATGGCAGTGCTGCCTGTTTCTGATAGTGCAGCTTCCTCCATCTCCAGCCCTACTACAGACAGTGGACTGTCCAACTGCTCTAAAACCACATCTAAAGAAGACCTCACAGACCTGGAGAGCTGCTCCACAGCCACCACTCCCAGCATAGCAGCCTCCACTGATGCTAGCATGCTTGACACACAG AGTGAGGGTAGACAGGTAGAACGTACTCAGTCTGCCTCAGTAGAGTCCATTCCTGAGGTGCTGGAGGACCGAGACTTATTAGTAGATCAGTCTGACTCTGCATCTGTGCATGACATGGACTATGTAAATCCCAGAGGAGTGCGCTTCACTCAGTCTACCCAGAGAGAGG GTGCAGCGCTGATCCCATATGGACTCCCATGTCTGAGAGAGCTTTTCCGCTTTCTCATTTCTCTCACCAACCCTCATGACCGCCACAACTCCGATGTGATGAAGCACATGGGTTTGCAGCTGCTCAATGTGGCTCTGGAGGCCACACACATCGCTCCCTACCAGTCACTGCTGGTCCTAGTCAAAGATGAGCTCTGCAGACATCTCATACAG TTATTAAGTGAAGACCGAATGAATTTGTATGCTGCTTCCTTACGAGTCTGCTTTCTGCTGTTTGAGAGCATGCGTGGACATCTCAAATTTCAGCTTGAG atttatttgaagaaGTTAATGGACATCATTACCTCAGAGAACCCAAAGATGCCCTATGAAATGAAGGAAATGGCCCTTGAGGCGATCGTGCAGCTGTGGAGAATCCCGAGCTTTGTGACCGAGCTCTATATTAACTATGACTGTGATTTCTACTGTTCCAACCTTTTCGAGGACCTCACAAAGCTGCTCTCCAAG AATGCTTTTCCAGTCTCTGGTCAGCTCTACACAACTCATCTCCTATCACTTGAAGCCCTATTAACTGTAATAGACAGCACAGAGGCCCATTGTCAGGTCAAAGTGATGGACAGGGCTGCTGAGCAAGAGCATTCAGAAACTTTATCAGCTGACGGAGATACCACTGTTGACAGTACCACAGATTCATTAACAG AGACCGGCAAGGCTTTGTTTGGTTCAAATGGACAGACTGCAGTGGAGTCTGGAGTGTCATCAACATGCCTTCCAACCAGTGGACATCTCATGGCTGAAAAGATGAGACTGGGTAGACAAGACCAGGAGGAGACCGATTCAG CTGAAAAGAAAAGCCCTAAAAAGCCACAGCGTTTCACCAGTTGCCTTCCAGACTCCCAGGAACTGATGAGCATCAAAACGAAGAAAAAG CTTCTCATCACAGGCACAGAGCAGTTCAATCAGAAGCCTAAGAAGGGTATCCAGTTTCTGCAGGAAAAAGGCCTTCTGAGTAGCCCAATGGACACCAATGAGGTGGCTCAGTGGCTTAGAGAAAACCCCCGACTGGACAAGAAGATGATTGGAGAATTCATCAGTGAAAGGAGCAACACTGAGTTGCTCGACAGTTTTGTCAA CACATTCGCTTTCCAAGGGCTGCGTATAGACGAGGCACTGCGTTTGTATCTAGAGGCTTTCCGACTTCCTGGCGAAGCGCCGGTCATTCATCGGCTCTTGGAGACCTTCACTGACAACTGGCAT AAAGTAAATGGGAATCCCTTCTTGTCAAACGATGCTGGTTTCGCTTTGGCCTACGCGGTCATTATGTTGAACACGGATCAACACAACCACAACGTTCGCAAGCAGAATATCCCCATGACTGTGGAG CAATTCAAGAAAAATCTGAAAGGTGTGAATGGTGGTACTGATTTTGATCAGGACATGCTGGAAGACATCTACAATGCCATCAA GAATGAAGAAATTGTTATGCCTGATGAGCAGAAAGGCCTGGTGAAGGAGAACtatgtgtggagtgtgttgctACACAGAGGGGCTACTTCCGAGGGGATCTTCCTCTATGTGCCTGCTGGCAGCTATGATCACGACCTGTTCACAATGACCTGGGGCCCAACAATCGCTGCCCTTTCATACGTGTTTGACAAGAGCTTAGAGGACACCATTATCCAAAAAGCCATTGCAGGCTTCAG GAAATGTGCAATGATATCAGCACACTATGGATTTAGTGATGTTTTTGATAATTTAATCATCTCCCTTTGCAAATTTACCACACTCAACAGTGAG TCTGTAGAAAACTTGCCCACAGTTTTTGGTAGCAATGCCAAGGCTCAGATAGCAGCAAAGACTACGTTTAACCTCGCCCATCGGCATGGCGATATCTTGCGAGAGGGATGGAAGAACATCATGGAGGCTATGCTGCAGCTCTTCAGGGCTGAGCTCTTACCCAAATCCATGGTAGAG GTTGAGGATTTCGTAGAGCCTAATGGAAAGATTTCTCTACAGCGTGAGGAGACGCCAGCAAATAG GGGAGAGTCGGCTGTATTAAGCTTTGTTAATTGGTTGACACTGAGTGGTGGAGCGGAGCAGTCCGGACAGCGAGGACCCTCTACTGAGAATCAGGAGGCCAAACAGTCTGCCCTGCTCTGTATAAAG CATTGTGACCCTGAGAAGCTGATCACAGAAAGCAAGTTCCTACAGCTGGAATCTCTGCAGGAGCTTATGAAG GCCCTTATCTCAGTGACTCCTGATGAAGAGACctatgatgaagaagatgctgctTTCTGTCTAGAGATGCTGCTGCGTATCGTTCTAGAGAATAG GGACCGGGTGTCGTGTGTGTGGCAGACTGTGCGTGCCCGTTTGTATcacctgtgtgtgcatgccaaTGAGAGCTGCTTCCTGGTGGAAAGAGCTGTAGTGGGACTGCTGAGACTTGCTATACGCTTGCTGCGCCGAGAGGACATCAGCTCACAG GTGCTGCTCTCTTTGCGCCTGCTCCTGATGATGAAGCCTCACGTGTTGTCCAGAGTGAGTCGAGAGGTTGCCTATGGTCTACACGAACTGCTCAAAACCAATGCTGCCAACATCCACTGCACTGATGACTGGTACACTCTTTTTACACTGCTGGAGTGCATCGGTGCTGGAGTCAAACCTCCAGCTGCACTGCAGGTCACCAGCAGCAGCCCTGACAGTGACACAG GTGCCCAGTCTGACAGTGAAGTGAGCTCATACCACCAGAGTGAAGTCACTTTGGACCGAGGCTACACCTCTGACTCTGAGGTTTACACTGAACACAACAAGCCCAGATTATCCCGCTCTGCCACTGAAGTTGAAGTGGGATGGCTAGTG GTTGGTAAGGATGACCTGGACAGCAGTAAGGCACCACTTGCTCCTCTTATTAACCAGTACAGTTTAACTTTGGGTCAGGACATGGGCCTGCATGATACCAAGTCCCTCATCAAGTCTGTGGAGTCGCTCTCTTTTATTGTACGAGATGCTGCACATGTCACACCTGAGAACTTTGAGCTTTGCGTGAAAGCCATCCGAGTGTTTGTGGAAGCCAGTCTTAATGGAG GTTATCGCAcccatgagaaaaaaaagagccacaAATACGACTCAAAAGCTAGTCGGCTACGGAAGAAGCCACGGGAGAAGGAGGGTGTGTCCCGACGAGCTAAACCTGCCAGTCAGCGGCCCTCCCGTTCCCACAGTGACGATGAGGAAGACGAGGGGGTGCCAGCCAGCTACCATACGGTGTCTTTACAGGTTAGTCAGGAC TTGTTAGATCTgatgcacacactgcacacacggGCAGCAAGTATCTACAGCTCATGGGCAGAGGAACAGCACCATCTGGAGGCAAGTGGAAAGAAGATTGAAGCTGACTCTCAGACACTGTGGTCGAGCTGCTGGTGTCCTTTGCTCCAAG GTATGGCCTGGCTGTGCTGTGATGCTCGGAGGCAGGTTCGGATGCAGGCTCTCACTTACCTCCAGAGGGCGCTACTTGTACATGATCTGCAAACATTGGATGCTGTGGAGTGGGAATCCTGTTTCAACAAG GTCCTGTTTCCGCTACTGACTAAGCTCTTAGACAGCATCAGCCCAGCAGATGTCGGGGGCATGGAGGAGACTAGAATGAGAGCCTGCACACTGCTCTCCAAG GTGTTCCTCCAGCATCTCTCGCCGCTGCTTTCTCTGCCCACATTCGCTGCTCTCTGGCTTACCATCCTAGACTTCATGGACAAATACATGCATGCTGGCTCCAGTGATCTACTG TTGGAGGCAATCCCTGAGTCTCTGAAGAACATGCTGCTGGTAATGGACACAGCTGGGATTTTCCACAGTGCAGACTCGCGTACAGGCTACTCTGATCTGTGGGAGATCACATGGGAGAGGATTGACTGCTTCCTGCCCCACCTCCGAGAGGAGCTTTTCAAACAAGCTGTCATGCCAG AACCTGTCCCCAATGTTCCTGTAGAACCTGCTCCCACTTCTGTTCCCAATTCTCCATCTTCCCCTCCTGTGCCATCCCCTGCACCAGTGCCAACTGCCCCCACAGAACCAAAGACCCCCAGCAGGCCTGCGTCTCCTCAGGAAATACAAACACCCAGTGCCAATG GAAATGATAGATCATCTCCAGTGCCCCCCTCCACTACTCCAATGCCCACTCCAGTTAAGAGCTCGTGTGACTCCCCGCCCACTCTCACTCAATCTCCTCTAATACTCCAGCCCCTAGCCTCTCCACTGCAGGTGGGCGTGCCCCCCATGACACTGCCAATCATTCTAAATCCCGCCCTCATAGAAGCCACATCGCCTGTACCCCTGCTTCCAGCGCCTCGTCCAACCGAACCTGCGGACACTTCAGAGGTCAAATAG
- the gbf1 gene encoding Golgi-specific brefeldin A-resistance guanine nucleotide exchange factor 1 isoform X2: MVDKNIYIIQGEIATVVGAIKRNSRWSTHTPLDEEQDPLLSSFSHLKETLNTIKDLSEVEPNVFLRPFLEVVRSEDTTGPITGLALTSVNKFLSYGLIDANHEGAAEGIENMADAVTHARFVGTDPASDEVVLMKILQVLRTLLLTPVGAHLTNESVCEIMQSCFRICFEMRLSELLRKSAEHTLVDMVQLLFSRLPQFKEEAKSFVGTNMKKLKMRAGGMTESSKWKKQKRSPRPSRHMVRSPSGQIDQAQLSTLSNNLSGGVPFIDQQGDGMAVLPVSDSAASSISSPTTDSGLSNCSKTTSKEDLTDLESCSTATTPSIAASTDASMLDTQSEGRQVERTQSASVESIPEVLEDRDLLVDQSDSASVHDMDYVNPRGVRFTQSTQREGAALIPYGLPCLRELFRFLISLTNPHDRHNSDVMKHMGLQLLNVALEATHIAPYQSLLVLVKDELCRHLIQLLSEDRMNLYAASLRVCFLLFESMRGHLKFQLEIYLKKLMDIITSENPKMPYEMKEMALEAIVQLWRIPSFVTELYINYDCDFYCSNLFEDLTKLLSKNAFPVSGQLYTTHLLSLEALLTVIDSTEAHCQVKVMDRAAEQEHSETLSADGDTTVDSTTDSLTETGKALFGSNGQTAVESGVSSTCLPTSGHLMAEKMRLGRQDQEETDSAEKKSPKKPQRFTSCLPDSQELMSIKTKKKLLITGTEQFNQKPKKGIQFLQEKGLLSSPMDTNEVAQWLRENPRLDKKMIGEFISERSNTELLDSFVNTFAFQGLRIDEALRLYLEAFRLPGEAPVIHRLLETFTDNWHKVNGNPFLSNDAGFALAYAVIMLNTDQHNHNVRKQNIPMTVEQFKKNLKGVNGGTDFDQDMLEDIYNAIKNEEIVMPDEQKGLVKENYVWSVLLHRGATSEGIFLYVPAGSYDHDLFTMTWGPTIAALSYVFDKSLEDTIIQKAIAGFRKCAMISAHYGFSDVFDNLIISLCKFTTLNSESVENLPTVFGSNAKAQIAAKTTFNLAHRHGDILREGWKNIMEAMLQLFRAELLPKSMVEVEDFVEPNGKISLQREETPANRGESAVLSFVNWLTLSGGAEQSGQRGPSTENQEAKQSALLCIKHCDPEKLITESKFLQLESLQELMKALISVTPDEETYDEEDAAFCLEMLLRIVLENRDRVSCVWQTVRARLYHLCVHANESCFLVERAVVGLLRLAIRLLRREDISSQVLLSLRLLLMMKPHVLSRVSREVAYGLHELLKTNAANIHCTDDWYTLFTLLECIGAGVKPPAALQVTSSSPDSDTGAQSDSEVSSYHQSEVTLDRGYTSDSEVYTEHNKPRLSRSATEVEVGWLVVGKDDLDSSKAPLAPLINQYSLTLGQDMGLHDTKSLIKSVESLSFIVRDAAHVTPENFELCVKAIRVFVEASLNGGYRTHEKKKSHKYDSKASRLRKKPREKEGVSRRAKPASQRPSRSHSDDEEDEGVPASYHTVSLQVSQDLLDLMHTLHTRAASIYSSWAEEQHHLEASGKKIEADSQTLWSSCWCPLLQGMAWLCCDARRQVRMQALTYLQRALLVHDLQTLDAVEWESCFNKVLFPLLTKLLDSISPADVGGMEETRMRACTLLSKVFLQHLSPLLSLPTFAALWLTILDFMDKYMHAGSSDLLLEAIPESLKNMLLVMDTAGIFHSADSRTGYSDLWEITWERIDCFLPHLREELFKQAVMPEPVPNVPVEPAPTSVPNSPSSPPVPSPAPVPTAPTEPKTPSRPASPQEIQTPSANGNDRSSPVPPSTTPMPTPVKSSCDSPPTLTQSPLILQPLASPLQVGVPPMTLPIILNPALIEATSPVPLLPAPRPTEPADTSEVK; encoded by the exons AGCTGCTGAGGAAATCAGCCGAACACACGCTGGTGGACATGGTGCAGCTGCTCTTCTCCAG ATTACCACAGTTTAAAGAGGAGGCTAAAAGTTTTGTGGGCACCAACATGAAGAAG CTGAAGATGCGTGCTGGTGGAATGACCGAATCATCCAAGTGGAAGAAACAAAAGCGTTCTCCTCGTCCCTCTCGTCACATGGTGCGCAGCCCCTCAGGACAGATAGACCAGGCCCAGCTCAGCACTCTCAGCAACAACCTCTCTG GTGGAGTGCCATTTATTGATCAACAAGGTGATGGTATGGCAGTGCTGCCTGTTTCTGATAGTGCAGCTTCCTCCATCTCCAGCCCTACTACAGACAGTGGACTGTCCAACTGCTCTAAAACCACATCTAAAGAAGACCTCACAGACCTGGAGAGCTGCTCCACAGCCACCACTCCCAGCATAGCAGCCTCCACTGATGCTAGCATGCTTGACACACAG AGTGAGGGTAGACAGGTAGAACGTACTCAGTCTGCCTCAGTAGAGTCCATTCCTGAGGTGCTGGAGGACCGAGACTTATTAGTAGATCAGTCTGACTCTGCATCTGTGCATGACATGGACTATGTAAATCCCAGAGGAGTGCGCTTCACTCAGTCTACCCAGAGAGAGG GTGCAGCGCTGATCCCATATGGACTCCCATGTCTGAGAGAGCTTTTCCGCTTTCTCATTTCTCTCACCAACCCTCATGACCGCCACAACTCCGATGTGATGAAGCACATGGGTTTGCAGCTGCTCAATGTGGCTCTGGAGGCCACACACATCGCTCCCTACCAGTCACTGCTGGTCCTAGTCAAAGATGAGCTCTGCAGACATCTCATACAG TTATTAAGTGAAGACCGAATGAATTTGTATGCTGCTTCCTTACGAGTCTGCTTTCTGCTGTTTGAGAGCATGCGTGGACATCTCAAATTTCAGCTTGAG atttatttgaagaaGTTAATGGACATCATTACCTCAGAGAACCCAAAGATGCCCTATGAAATGAAGGAAATGGCCCTTGAGGCGATCGTGCAGCTGTGGAGAATCCCGAGCTTTGTGACCGAGCTCTATATTAACTATGACTGTGATTTCTACTGTTCCAACCTTTTCGAGGACCTCACAAAGCTGCTCTCCAAG AATGCTTTTCCAGTCTCTGGTCAGCTCTACACAACTCATCTCCTATCACTTGAAGCCCTATTAACTGTAATAGACAGCACAGAGGCCCATTGTCAGGTCAAAGTGATGGACAGGGCTGCTGAGCAAGAGCATTCAGAAACTTTATCAGCTGACGGAGATACCACTGTTGACAGTACCACAGATTCATTAACAG AGACCGGCAAGGCTTTGTTTGGTTCAAATGGACAGACTGCAGTGGAGTCTGGAGTGTCATCAACATGCCTTCCAACCAGTGGACATCTCATGGCTGAAAAGATGAGACTGGGTAGACAAGACCAGGAGGAGACCGATTCAG CTGAAAAGAAAAGCCCTAAAAAGCCACAGCGTTTCACCAGTTGCCTTCCAGACTCCCAGGAACTGATGAGCATCAAAACGAAGAAAAAG CTTCTCATCACAGGCACAGAGCAGTTCAATCAGAAGCCTAAGAAGGGTATCCAGTTTCTGCAGGAAAAAGGCCTTCTGAGTAGCCCAATGGACACCAATGAGGTGGCTCAGTGGCTTAGAGAAAACCCCCGACTGGACAAGAAGATGATTGGAGAATTCATCAGTGAAAGGAGCAACACTGAGTTGCTCGACAGTTTTGTCAA CACATTCGCTTTCCAAGGGCTGCGTATAGACGAGGCACTGCGTTTGTATCTAGAGGCTTTCCGACTTCCTGGCGAAGCGCCGGTCATTCATCGGCTCTTGGAGACCTTCACTGACAACTGGCAT AAAGTAAATGGGAATCCCTTCTTGTCAAACGATGCTGGTTTCGCTTTGGCCTACGCGGTCATTATGTTGAACACGGATCAACACAACCACAACGTTCGCAAGCAGAATATCCCCATGACTGTGGAG CAATTCAAGAAAAATCTGAAAGGTGTGAATGGTGGTACTGATTTTGATCAGGACATGCTGGAAGACATCTACAATGCCATCAA GAATGAAGAAATTGTTATGCCTGATGAGCAGAAAGGCCTGGTGAAGGAGAACtatgtgtggagtgtgttgctACACAGAGGGGCTACTTCCGAGGGGATCTTCCTCTATGTGCCTGCTGGCAGCTATGATCACGACCTGTTCACAATGACCTGGGGCCCAACAATCGCTGCCCTTTCATACGTGTTTGACAAGAGCTTAGAGGACACCATTATCCAAAAAGCCATTGCAGGCTTCAG GAAATGTGCAATGATATCAGCACACTATGGATTTAGTGATGTTTTTGATAATTTAATCATCTCCCTTTGCAAATTTACCACACTCAACAGTGAG TCTGTAGAAAACTTGCCCACAGTTTTTGGTAGCAATGCCAAGGCTCAGATAGCAGCAAAGACTACGTTTAACCTCGCCCATCGGCATGGCGATATCTTGCGAGAGGGATGGAAGAACATCATGGAGGCTATGCTGCAGCTCTTCAGGGCTGAGCTCTTACCCAAATCCATGGTAGAG GTTGAGGATTTCGTAGAGCCTAATGGAAAGATTTCTCTACAGCGTGAGGAGACGCCAGCAAATAG GGGAGAGTCGGCTGTATTAAGCTTTGTTAATTGGTTGACACTGAGTGGTGGAGCGGAGCAGTCCGGACAGCGAGGACCCTCTACTGAGAATCAGGAGGCCAAACAGTCTGCCCTGCTCTGTATAAAG CATTGTGACCCTGAGAAGCTGATCACAGAAAGCAAGTTCCTACAGCTGGAATCTCTGCAGGAGCTTATGAAG GCCCTTATCTCAGTGACTCCTGATGAAGAGACctatgatgaagaagatgctgctTTCTGTCTAGAGATGCTGCTGCGTATCGTTCTAGAGAATAG GGACCGGGTGTCGTGTGTGTGGCAGACTGTGCGTGCCCGTTTGTATcacctgtgtgtgcatgccaaTGAGAGCTGCTTCCTGGTGGAAAGAGCTGTAGTGGGACTGCTGAGACTTGCTATACGCTTGCTGCGCCGAGAGGACATCAGCTCACAG GTGCTGCTCTCTTTGCGCCTGCTCCTGATGATGAAGCCTCACGTGTTGTCCAGAGTGAGTCGAGAGGTTGCCTATGGTCTACACGAACTGCTCAAAACCAATGCTGCCAACATCCACTGCACTGATGACTGGTACACTCTTTTTACACTGCTGGAGTGCATCGGTGCTGGAGTCAAACCTCCAGCTGCACTGCAGGTCACCAGCAGCAGCCCTGACAGTGACACAG GTGCCCAGTCTGACAGTGAAGTGAGCTCATACCACCAGAGTGAAGTCACTTTGGACCGAGGCTACACCTCTGACTCTGAGGTTTACACTGAACACAACAAGCCCAGATTATCCCGCTCTGCCACTGAAGTTGAAGTGGGATGGCTAGTG GTTGGTAAGGATGACCTGGACAGCAGTAAGGCACCACTTGCTCCTCTTATTAACCAGTACAGTTTAACTTTGGGTCAGGACATGGGCCTGCATGATACCAAGTCCCTCATCAAGTCTGTGGAGTCGCTCTCTTTTATTGTACGAGATGCTGCACATGTCACACCTGAGAACTTTGAGCTTTGCGTGAAAGCCATCCGAGTGTTTGTGGAAGCCAGTCTTAATGGAG GTTATCGCAcccatgagaaaaaaaagagccacaAATACGACTCAAAAGCTAGTCGGCTACGGAAGAAGCCACGGGAGAAGGAGGGTGTGTCCCGACGAGCTAAACCTGCCAGTCAGCGGCCCTCCCGTTCCCACAGTGACGATGAGGAAGACGAGGGGGTGCCAGCCAGCTACCATACGGTGTCTTTACAGGTTAGTCAGGAC TTGTTAGATCTgatgcacacactgcacacacggGCAGCAAGTATCTACAGCTCATGGGCAGAGGAACAGCACCATCTGGAGGCAAGTGGAAAGAAGATTGAAGCTGACTCTCAGACACTGTGGTCGAGCTGCTGGTGTCCTTTGCTCCAAG GTATGGCCTGGCTGTGCTGTGATGCTCGGAGGCAGGTTCGGATGCAGGCTCTCACTTACCTCCAGAGGGCGCTACTTGTACATGATCTGCAAACATTGGATGCTGTGGAGTGGGAATCCTGTTTCAACAAG GTCCTGTTTCCGCTACTGACTAAGCTCTTAGACAGCATCAGCCCAGCAGATGTCGGGGGCATGGAGGAGACTAGAATGAGAGCCTGCACACTGCTCTCCAAG GTGTTCCTCCAGCATCTCTCGCCGCTGCTTTCTCTGCCCACATTCGCTGCTCTCTGGCTTACCATCCTAGACTTCATGGACAAATACATGCATGCTGGCTCCAGTGATCTACTG TTGGAGGCAATCCCTGAGTCTCTGAAGAACATGCTGCTGGTAATGGACACAGCTGGGATTTTCCACAGTGCAGACTCGCGTACAGGCTACTCTGATCTGTGGGAGATCACATGGGAGAGGATTGACTGCTTCCTGCCCCACCTCCGAGAGGAGCTTTTCAAACAAGCTGTCATGCCAG AACCTGTCCCCAATGTTCCTGTAGAACCTGCTCCCACTTCTGTTCCCAATTCTCCATCTTCCCCTCCTGTGCCATCCCCTGCACCAGTGCCAACTGCCCCCACAGAACCAAAGACCCCCAGCAGGCCTGCGTCTCCTCAGGAAATACAAACACCCAGTGCCAATG GAAATGATAGATCATCTCCAGTGCCCCCCTCCACTACTCCAATGCCCACTCCAGTTAAGAGCTCGTGTGACTCCCCGCCCACTCTCACTCAATCTCCTCTAATACTCCAGCCCCTAGCCTCTCCACTGCAGGTGGGCGTGCCCCCCATGACACTGCCAATCATTCTAAATCCCGCCCTCATAGAAGCCACATCGCCTGTACCCCTGCTTCCAGCGCCTCGTCCAACCGAACCTGCGGACACTTCAGAGGTCAAATAG